Proteins co-encoded in one Lasioglossum baleicum chromosome 3, iyLasBale1, whole genome shotgun sequence genomic window:
- the LOC143221990 gene encoding odorant receptor 2a-like codes for MVSMRDRSCSRTKNCNENHENDLNYALEMSRWLLKPLGVWSFVYQRASKLERVFSVPLQITCFSCLLFVIIPSAYNMFFVEEDIKNIVKLLGPVEFCTFSTIKYFILGAKGNILGRCIKHLEKDWKTVEDPYHRAIMLKQVSISRFLITVCVVFLYSGGMSYHTVVQFLSKGRSNTNVTMRPIAYPCFNFLDIQSSPTYEIVFFVHCISALVQYTITSAGYSFAAVFAMHICGQIQIQITRLDELIDENEKKCTFHDRISVIIRDHAEVVRFSKEVDEALREICLAEIVESTLSMCLLEYYCLTEWENSDMISILTYFMLLVSFTFIIFIFCYVGEILSEQCSRMGPASYDVQWYNIPPREAHNLILVNAIALYPPKFTAGKIMDLSIPTFGTVVKTSVIYLNLLRTFA; via the exons ATGGTCAGCATGCGTGATCGATCATGCAGCCGGACCAAGAACTGCAACGAGAATCACGAGAACGATTTAAATTACGCTTTAGAGATGTCTCGCTGGCTATTGAAGCCACTCGGCGTGTGGTCCTTTGTTTATCAACGCGCGAGCAAATTGGAGAGAGTGTTTTCCGTCCCGTTGCAGATAACATGTTTCTCTTGTCTTCTGTTCGTTATCATACCGTCGGCTTATAATATGTTCTTCGTGGAAGAGGACATAAAGAATATAGTGAAGCTGCTCGGCCCAGTCGAGTTCTGCACGTTCTCAACCATAAAATACTTCATCCTCGGCGCGAAGGGAAATATTTTAGGACGATGCATAAAGCATCTGGAGAAAGACTGGAAAACGGTGGAAGATCCGTATCATAGAGCCATCATGCTGAAGCAAGTGTCGATCAGCAGATTCCTGATTACCGTGTGCGTCGTTTTTCTTTATTCTGGCGGTATGTCCTACCACACGGTTGTGCAATTTTTGTCAAAAGGCAGATCCAACACGAACGTCACCATGCGCCCGATCGCTTATCCTTGCTTCAACTTCCTCGACATCCAGTCCAGTCCTACTTACGAGATCGTATTCTTCGTTCATTGTATCTCCGCTCTTGTTCAATATACCATCACGTCCGCCGGATACAGTTTCGCGGCCGTTTTCGCCATGCACATCTGCGGCCAAATCCAGATACAGATAACTCGGTTGGATGAATTGATCGACGAGAATGAAAAGAAATGTACTTTTCACGACCGAATAAGCGTCATTATTCGCGACCACGCCGAAGTAGTCAG ATTTTCTAAAGAGGTTGACGAAGCTCTACGTGAAATATGCTTGGCAGAGATCGTGGAATCGACGTTGTCTATGTGTCTGCTCGAGTACTATTGCCTAACG GAATGGGAGAACAGCGATATGATCTCAATACTCACATACTTTATGTTGTTGGTTTCCTTCACGTTCATTATATTCATATTTTGTTACGTAGGTGAAATTCTTTCTGAACAG TGCAGCCGAATGGGCCCAGCTTCCTACGACGTTCAGTGGTACAATATACCACCAAGAGAAGCTCACAATCTTATTCTTGTGAACGCCATAGCTCTCTATCCGCCTAAATTTACCGCTGGGAAAATAATGGACCTATCGATACCCACGTTTGGCACT GTTGTGAAGACGTCGGTGATTTACTTGAATCTGCTTCGAACATTTGCCTG A
- the LOC143207228 gene encoding uncharacterized protein LOC143207228 produces MGDQSTTIIGAVLDSSSDYSLQWNRWYMKPIGAWPPSASTSRLDRFISFVLIIACYGSILFTVIPWTLQICLEEKDLHKKLRALGPLVHWIMGGVKYTTLLTSGKEILHCVEHLQADWQIMSKVQHRQVMLRYAKVGRYVSVFCGAFMQGGVLSYCLITGMATRPVVIGNETRIVHVLPFAFYQKLLNTDLSPANEIVLASQLVSGFIVNSSAVGAFSLAAVLAAHACGQLNILMIRITKMVNEARDRDTKIFFKHIGVVVENHLRILNFISRIEDVISPICLSELFHNSFSTCMIGYYILTVCVNNIIPNERLDICLIYCLKSFRRIGYSCNNALVFITTTSITLANNQIAIELFRDIFKKTFLEWDDHDYQNLTTYFMILFSMTFNIFLLCYIGEVLTDQCEKVGKVVYMSEWYNLPYKCILDLRMITVRSSVMMKITASKMVHMSVYTFSQVSMS; encoded by the exons ATGGGTGACCAATCAACGACGATCATCGGGGCGGTCCTCGACAGTTCGAGCGATTACAGTCTCCAGTGGAATCGGTGGTACATGAAGCCGATAGGAGCCTGGCCACCTTCTGCATCCACATCGAGGCTCGATCGCTTTATTTCATTCGTATTGATCATCGCTTGTTACGGCTCCATACTGTTCACCGTTATCCCCTGGACGCTGCAAATCTGCCTTGAAGAGAAGGACCTGCACAAGAAGCTGAGGGCGCTCGGTCCTCTTGTCCATTGGATTATGGGTGGTGTCAAGTACACGACTTTGCTGACCAGTGGAAAAGAGATTCTTCATTGCGTGGAACACCTGCAGGCAGATTGGCAGATCATGTCCAAAGTACAGCATCGCCAAGTGATGCTGAGGTATGCCAAGGTCGGCCGTTATGTTTCGGTCTTCTGCGGTGCCTTCATGCAAGGTGGAGTTCTCTCTTATTGCCTGATCACCGGAATGGCTACGAGACCCGTGGTAATCGGCAATGAGACTAGGATCGTGCACGTGTTGCCCTTCGCTTTTTATCAGAAGCTGCTCAATACTGATCTTAGTCCAGCGAACGAGATCGTTCTCGCTTCGCAGCTCGTTTCTGGGTTCATCGTTAATTCCAGTGCTGTAGGAGCTTTTAGTCTTGCTGCTGTTCTTGCAGCACATGCCTGTGGTCAGCTGAACATCCTGATGATACGGATCACGAAAATGGTAAACGAAGCGAGAGATCGAGACACGAAAATCTTCTTCAAACATATTGGAGTCGTCGTGGAGAACCACCTGAGAATTCTGAA CTTCATATCGCGTATTGAAGACGTGATAAGTCCAATATGTCTCTCGGAATTATTTCACAACAGCTTCAGCACATGCATGATCGGGTATTACATCCTTACGGTATGTGTCAACAATATTATACCGAACGAAAGATTGGATATctgtttaatatattgtttaaaatcaTTCCGACGTATAGGATATTCGTGCAACAATGCTTTAGTCTTTATTACTACTACTA GTATCACTTTAGCGAACAATCAAATTGCAATAGAATTGTTTAGAGATATCTTCAAGAAGACATTTTTA GAGTGGGACGATCACGATTACCAAAACCTGACCACCTATTTCATGATTCTGTTTTCTATGACcttcaacatatttttactATGTTATATTGGTGAAGTACTGACAGACCAG TGCGAGAAAGTCGGTAAAGTGGTGTACATGTCAGAGTGGTATAATTTACCTTATAAATGCATCCTTGACTTGAGAATGATCACAGTGCGGTCAAGCGTGATGATGAAAATCACGGCCAGCAAGATGGTACACATGTCCGTTTACACGTTCAGTCAAGTAAGTATGTCTTGA
- the LOC143207290 gene encoding uncharacterized protein LOC143207290 — translation MVSQSTSIIHLGNPSDYSLQVNRWYLKPIGAWPPSLSTSRLERFTSVMLIVLCYCCIVFTVIPCMLHILLEDVEVNKKLRAFGPLMHWFMGGVNYTALLIRGNEIRDCVQHLQADWQIVTKVQHRLVMTRYAKFGRYVSVFCAVFMQGGVLSYCFVTALSTRLVEIRNETRIVHILPCEFYQKLINTDESPANEIILVSQFLSAFVVNSSAVGAFSFAAALAAHACGQLNILMTQITEMVNSSQGHDTNILLSETGVIVENHLRILSFISQIEAVMNKICFSEMFHSSVCTCMLGYYILTEWDDRDYQNLTTYFMILFSMTFNVFLLCYIGQILTEQVTEISSCNLLKLRDSLTNSQQCKKVGEVVYMTDWYCLPHRCILDLGMIIARSSVMIKITASKMFHMSIYTFGQVSMSCRWNKQIIIKEWRVYWSFENFVSF, via the exons ATGGTCAGCCAATCAACGTCGATCATCCACCTCGGCAATCCGAGCGATTACAGTTTACAGGTGAACCGGTGGTACCTGAAGCCGATAGGTGCCTGGCCACCATCCTTGTCAACGTCTAGACTAGAACGATTCACCTCGGTGATGTTGATCGTCCTCTGTTACTGCTGCATAGTGTTCACCGTGATCCCCTGCATGCTGCATATACTCTTGGAGGACGTGGAAGTTAATAAGAAGCTGAGAGCCTTCGGGCCACTGATGCATTGGTTCATGGGCGGTGTTAATTATACCGCGTTGCTGATCCGTGGTAATGAAATACGCGATTGCGTGCAGCACCTGCAAGCAGACTGGCAGATCGTGACCAAAGTGCAACATCGATTGGTGATGACGAGGTACGCTAAGTTCGGCCGTTACGTCTCTGTCTTTTGCGCTGTTTTTATGCAGGGTGGCGTTCTCTCTTATTGCTTTGTCACCGCGCTGTCAACGCGGCTCGTGGAAATCAGGAACGAGACCAGGATCGTACACATACTGCCTTGCGAATTTTACCAGAAACTGATCAATACCGATGAGAGCCCTGCCAACGAGATCATTCTCGTCTCGCAGTTCCTCTCCGCGTTTGTAGTCAACTCCAGCGCTGTTGGAGCGTTTAGTTTTGCTGCTGCTCTGGCGGCTCACGCATGTGGCCAGTTGAATATTCTAATGACTCAGATCACCGAAATGGTGAACAGTTCGCAAGGTCATGATACTAATATCTTGCTTAGCGAGACTGGAGTTATCGTAGAGAATCATCTGAGGATTTTGAG TTTCATATCGCAGATTGAAGCGGTGatgaataaaatatgtttttcgGAAATGTTTCACAGTTCTGTCTGTACATGCATGCTCGGATATTACATTCTTACG GAATGGGACGATCGTGATTATCAAAACCTGACAACCTATTTCATGATACTGTTTTCTATGACTttcaacgtgtttttgctctgttATATCGGTCAAATATTAACAGAACAGGTAACAGAGATAAGTAGTTGCAACCTATTAAAACTGCGAGATTCACTGACAAATTCTCAACAGTGCAAGAAAGTCGGTGAAGTGGTATACATGACAGACTGGTATTGCTTACCTCATAGATGCATTCTTGACCTGGGTATGATCATAGCGAGATCAAGCGTGATGATTAAAATCACCGCCAGCAAGATGTTCCACATGTCCATTTACACGTTCGGTCAAGTAAGTATGTCTTGTCGTTGGAACAAACAGATTATCATAAAGGAATGGCGCGTCTACTGGAGCTTTGAGAACTTCGTGTCATTTTAG
- the Or35 gene encoding odorant receptor 35, producing MISSSPVDGELMLYSVQINRWLLKPIGIWPLALCSGTAEKISIIMLELISIFLIGYLLVPCTLCAILEKNGDLDAKIKMIGPLSFCVMAAVKYCILLSRGEQISECIRKIWSDWGRCVSPGDNQNREIMIESARFGRFLAVFCAGFMYSGGFFYTTVMPLCSKRTEIIGNETVRSLAFPIYRGIIDPRTSPSFEIAQLMQCLAGFVIYSVTVGACSLAAVFVMHACGQFKILSVRLNQLVNSATASTNRKSAEDYLGDIVQHHLRILGFISKVEGLLNEICFVEFVGCTLNICFLGYFVLTEWEQSDTVGAMTYCILLISFTFNIFILCYIGEILSEECIKLGLTAYMIKWYRLPGRKALGLVLMLAMSNSSTKLTAGKIVNLSLGSFCSVLKSSLAYLSLLRTLTT from the exons ATGATTTCGTCAAGTCCAGTGGACGGGGAGTTGATGTTGTACAGTGTCCAGATAAATCGTTGGCTGCTGAAGCCGATCGGTATATGGCCGCTGGCACTGTGCTCTGGCACAGCGGAGAAAATCAGTATCATAATGCTCGAGTTAATCAGCATCTTTCTGATAGGATACCTACTGGTCCCGTGCACACTTTGCGCCATCCTGGAGAAGAACGGCGATCTAGACGCTAAGATTAAAATGATCGGTCCGCTGAGCTTCTGCGTGATGGCTGCTGTCAAATATTGCATACTCCTTTCTCGTGGCGAACAGATCAGCGAATGCATTCGGAAAATTTGGTCGGATTGGGGACGATGCGTTTCGCCAGGGGACAATCAGAATAGAGAGATCATGATCGAGAGCGCTAGGTTCGGCCGATTTTTAGCAGTATTTTGCGCTGGGTTTATGTACTCCGGAGGATTTTTCTACACCACCGTGATGCCGTTGTGCAGCAAGAGAACAGAGATCATTGGCAATGAGACTGTGAGGTCCCTAGCTTTTCCGATCTATCGTGGTATAATCGATCCGCGAACAAGTCCTTCGTTTGAGATCGCTCAATTGATGCAATGCTTAGCTGGATTTGTGATCTACTCGGTCACCGTCGGAGCTTGCAGCCTCGCTGCAGTGTTCGTCATGCATGCTTGTGGACAATTTAAGATTCTTTCGGTGAGACTAAATCAGTTGGTTAACAGTGCGACTGCGAGTACTAATCGCAAGAGTGCTGAAGATTACCTAGGTGATATTGTACAGCATCATTTGCGGATACTCGG ttttatatCAAAGGTCGAAGGACTGCTGAATGAGATATGCTTCGTGGAATTCGTGGGATGCACGCTGAACATATGTTTCTTAGGCTATTTCGTTCTGACG GAATGGGAGCAAAGTGACACTGTCGGAGCAATGACCTATTGTATACTGCTAATATCATTTACATTCAACATTTTTATACTCTGCTACATCGGTGAGATTCTCTCCGAGGAG TGTATCAAACTTGGCTTGACAGCTTACATGATCAAATGGTATCGTTTACCCGGAAGGAAAGCGCTGGGTTTGGTACTGATGTTGGCTATGTCAAACTCGTCCACGAAACTGACTGCTGGAAAAATCGTGAACCTGTCATTAGGCAGTTTTTGCAGC GTTTTAAAATCGTCTCTGGCTTATTTGAGTCTGCTCCGTACTCTCACCACGTAA
- the LOC143207322 gene encoding odorant receptor 4-like — MLTGLTEWHRIRACVLRLQCDRFEQYRVQSTMCTMLVTMRDRSCGQVKNYNVHYGSDLNYTLEMCRWLLKPLGVWTLIYHHVSRAERVVSLFLQLTCFSCLLFVILPSAYNMFFMEEDVQNIVKLFGPVGFCTFSTIKYCILGIKRNMFSRCIKHVEKDWKIVRDPYHRAIMLKQASISRFLITVCVLFLYTGGMSYHTVMQFLSKDKTNANVTVRPITYPCFEFLNTQSSPTYEIVFFLHCVSALVQYTITSAGYSLAAIFVTHICGQIQIQITRLNELIDDDSDEKNNFPDCIGSIVRDHAEVLRFSKDVEEALREVCLTEIIESTVIMCLLEYYCLMEWANSDTIAILTYVMLLVSFTFNIFIFCYIGEILSEQCSRMGPAVYGIQWYNLPPRKAYNLILLNAIALYPPKLTAGKIIDLSLSMFGTVVKTSVIYLNLLRTFATW; from the exons ATGCTCACAGGACTCACCGAATGGCATCGAATTCGCGCTTGCGTTCTGAGACTACAGTGCGACAGGTTTGAGCAGTACCGCGTGCAGTCGACAATGTGCACCATGCTGGTGACCATGCGTGATCGATCATGCGGCCAAGTGAAAAACTACAACGTCCACTATGGCAGCGACTTGAATTACACGTTGGAAATGTGTCGATGGCTGTTGAAGCCGCTCGGTGTATGGACCTTAATTTATCACCATGTCAGCAGAGCGGAGAGAGTTGTATCGCTGTTCTTACAGTTAACTTGTTTCTCTTGTCTGCTCTTCGTGATCCTGCCGTCGGcctacaacatgttcttcatggAAGAGGACGTACAGAATATAGTGAAGCTGTTCGGCCCAGTCGGGTTTTGCACGTTCTCTACAATCAAATACTGCATCCTCGGTATCAAGAGAAATATGTTCAGTCGGTGCATAAAACATGTAGAGAAGGATTGGAAAATTGTGAGAGACCCTTATCATCGAGCCATCATGCTGAAACAAGCGTCGATTAGTAGATTCTTGATCACAGTATGCGTGCTTTTCCTTTACACAGGAGGTATGTCCTATCACACTGTGATGCAGTTCTTGTCAAAAGACAAAACCAACGCGAATGTCACCGTTAGGCCGATCACTTATCCTTGCTTCGAGTTTCTCAACACCCAGTCCAGTCCCACCTACGAGATCGTATTCTTTCTTCACTGTGTCTCTGCTCTTGTTCAATACACCATCACGTCGGCCGGGTACAGCCTAGCAGCGATTTTCGTGACACATATCTGTGGACAAATTCAGATACAGATCACACGGTTAAACGAGTTGATCGACGACGACAGCGACGAGAAAAATAACTTTCCTGATTGCATTGGGAGCATCGTTCGAGACCATGCTGAGGTACTAAG GTTTTCCAAAGACGTTGAAGAAGCTCTGCGTGAGGTATGCTTGACTGAGATCATAGAATCGACAGTGATAATGTGCCTGCTCGAGTACTATTGCCTGATG GAGTGGGCGAACAGCGATACGATTGCAATACTCACGTACGTGATGTTGTTGGTCTCCTTCACTTTCAATATAttcatattttgttatataGGAGAAATTCTATCCGAACAG TGTAGCCGAATGGGTCCAGCTGTCTACGGGATTCAATGGTACAATTTACCACCAAGAAAAGCATACAATCTTATCCTTCTGAACGCTATAGCTCTATATCCACCAAAACTCACGGCTGGAAAAATAATCGATCTATCTTTGAGCATGTTCGGCACT GTTGTGAAAACTTCAGTGATTTACTTGAATTTGCTTCGGACATTTGCGACTTGGTAA